DNA sequence from the Terriglobia bacterium genome:
GTCGTAGACCTGTCCCGTCCCGAGCGGTTCGCCCGGCGGAACGAGCTCGTCGCCGGTGGACAGGATGGCGACGCGGGGTCGGGCGAAGACCTCGACTCGGGACATCCCGAGCGCCGCGAGGATGCCGGTCTCCCGCGACGTCAGCACGTCCCGCTCGCGCAACACCGCCTCGTTCTGGGCCACGTCGGTGCCCGCGAACGTGACGGAGCGGCCGGGGGTGACCGCCCGCGACACGACGACGTCGCCGCCCTCGGGCCGCGTGTCCTCGACCATGACCACGGCATCGGCCCCGCGCGGCAAGACCCCACCGGTCGGGATGGCCATCGCGGTCCCGCTCGTCACCTCGGCCTCGGGGACGCTCCCCATGACGACCGCCGCCGCGAGGACCGAGAGCCGCCGGGGGGACGCTTCGATCGCCCCGAAGGTGTCCGCGGCCTGAACCGCGTAGCCGTCGACGTTCGAGCGATCGAAGCCGGGCACGTCCACCGGACTCAGGACGTCGGCGGCGAGCACTCGTCCGAGGGCCTCATCGAGACCCACGTCCTCG
Encoded proteins:
- a CDS encoding molybdopterin biosynthesis protein, which translates into the protein MKQEQFLSVLDRDEATARFRAALGELSPRGTEDVGLDEALGRVLAADVLSPVDVPGFDRSNVDGYAVQAADTFGAIEASPRRLSVLAAAVVMGSVPEAEVTSGTAMAIPTGGVLPRGADAVVMVEDTRPEGGDVVVSRAVTPGRSVTFAGTDVAQNEAVLRERDVLTSRETGILAALGMSRVEVFARPRVAILSTGDELVPPGEPLGTGQVYD